Proteins encoded together in one Bos indicus x Bos taurus breed Angus x Brahman F1 hybrid chromosome 28, Bos_hybrid_MaternalHap_v2.0, whole genome shotgun sequence window:
- the ZNF22 gene encoding zinc finger protein 22 translates to MRLGKPKGGISRSSSQGKVYENQRKTGRQRQRWGMTVRFDSSLRRLRRGLDEKPYKCVECEKSFSQSSTLFQHQKIHTGKKSHKCADCGKSFFQSSNLIQHRRVHTGEKPYRCDECGERFKQSSNLIQHQRIHTGEKPYQCDECGRCFSQSSHLIQHQRTHTGEKPYQCSECGKCFSQSSHLRQHTKVHEEEKPRKTRGRSLRAKTHSLSSWKAGKGRRSAAGLR, encoded by the coding sequence ATGCGGTTAGGAAAACCTAAAGGAGGTATATCTCGGAGCTCAAGCCAAGGAAAAGTCTATGAGAACCAGCGCAAAACCGGCCGGCAGCGGCAGAGATGGGGGATGACTGTCCGATTTGACTCAAGCTTGAGGAGACTGAGAAGAGGCTTGGATGAAAAACCTTATAAATGTGTTGAATGTGAAAAGAGCTTCAGTCAGAGCTCgactcttttccaacaccagaAGATCCATACTGGAAAGAAGTCCCACAAGTGTGCGGACTGTGGGAAAAGCTTCTTTCAGAGTTCTAACCTCATTCAGCATCGCCGCGTCCACACTGGGGAGAAGCCCTATAGATGCGATGAGTGTGGAGAGAGGTTTAAACAGAGCTCGAACCTCATTCAGCACCAGAggattcacactggagagaaaccctatcaGTGCGATGAGTGTGGCCGGTGCTTCAGCCAGAGTTCCCACCTCATTCAGCATCAGAGAACCCACACTGGGGAGAAGCCCTACCAGTGTAGTGAATGCGGCAAGTGCTTCAGCCAGAGCTCACACCTCAGGCAGCACACGAAGGTGCACGAAGAGGAGAAGCCCCGGAAAACCAGAGGCAGAAGCCTTAGGGCAAAAACGCACTCGCTGTCGTCTTGGAAAGCTGGAAAAGGGAGGAGGTCAGCGGCTGGGCTCCGCTGA